In Mytilus galloprovincialis chromosome 1, xbMytGall1.hap1.1, whole genome shotgun sequence, the following are encoded in one genomic region:
- the LOC143059836 gene encoding plexin-2-like, producing the protein MANLDTGVSNPSGPVNGGTLLTISGNYLGNINDSISVDIGGEPKIFNFSPKKGILSGNTTVAIKGQDIVFEGKNRYTISFCDGVFCIECSDTQTTILQNPYIKCKTGISTEPRNMTQLNVIIDDFTVLTLNETFQYLPDPSFNISTEIPKAFQSGGVLFTIRGEGFNNVGAITVERVDNPCEVPEDTSTECETPPRLQNQPNNQTVDVHFDGVTIQFPIEYVEDPTFEMFQGIVLYDKESSIEIEGRSILNVARLEDYHINIGLDGICLITDISMNNITCLPPKSVPRTNNTNDNTVYVIVNVIRIKSYIGDLQYRTKIITENGNTFVIIVGILVAVLVVSIIIGMSAVLVLRRKKTEAANEFKMKIKAKDEIIQKASIEGERIANLRREDGNAYTEPDESVYDEINADEEKDTRGNSYLDANEGYDELGQRLPTNPYNQLQQTRDEIQKRDIKNNDMNADDQLQNNKRRNDYLSLFSGYEKPISRNDPHN; encoded by the exons atggccaacttAGATACag GTGTATCCAACCCCAGTGGACCAGTAAATGGTGGAACATTGTTGACAATATCTGGAAATTACCTTGGAAATATTAATGATAGTATTTCTGTTGATATTGGTGGA GAAccgaaaatttttaatttttcaccaaAGAAAGGAATTCTATCAGGGAATACAACAGTAGCAATAAAAGGACAAGATATTGTTTTCGAAGGTAAAAATCGGTACACTATTTCCTTTTGTGACGGTGTGTTTTGCATAGAATGCAG TGACACTCAAACGaccattttacaaaatccctacaTCAAGTGCAAAACTGGTATTTCAACAGAACCTCGAAATATGACCCAATTAAACGTTATTATTGATGACTTTACAGTTCTGACACTCAACGAAACTTTTCAATATTTACCGGATCCATCATTTAACATTTCGACTGAAATACCCAAGGCTTTCCAAAG TGGCGGCGTATTGTTTACAATTCGGGGCGAAGGTTTTAATAATGTAGGGGCGATAACAGTAGAAAGAGTA GATAACCCATGTGAAGTACCAGAAGACACGTCTACTGAATGTGAAACACCCCCAAGATTACAGAATCAGCCTAACAATCAAACTGTTGACGTTCATTTTGATGGAGTGACAATTCAATTTCCAATAGAATATGTAGAGGACCCCACGTTTGAAATGTTTCAAGGCATTGTTCTGTATGACAAGGAATCTTCTATTGAAATTGAA GGAAGGAGTATACTGAATGTGGCACGCCTTGAAGATTATCATATCAATATTGGATTGGACGGCATTTGTCTCATAACTGATATCAGTATGAATAACATCACTTGTTTGCCACCCAAATCAGTCCCTCGAACTAATAATACAAATGATAATACAGTTTATGTTATT GTAAATGTTATTAGGATAAAGTCGTATATTGGTGACTTGCAGTACAGAACAAAAATAATTACAGAAAATGGCAATACATTTGTGATTATAGTTGGAATATTAGTCGCAGTATTAGTGGTATCTATCATCATAGGCATGTCGGCTGTATTAGTTTTAAGGAGAAAGAAGACTGAGGCTGCAAAtgaattcaaaatgaaaataaaggcaAAAGATGAAATTATACAAAAAGCTAGTATAGAAG GTGAAAGGATAgcaaacttaag AAGGGAAGATGGAAATGCATATACTGAGCCTGATGAGTCAGTATATGATGAAATAAATGCAGATGAAGAAAAAGATACACGTGGGAACAGTTATCTTGATGCGAATGAAGGATACGATGAACTCGGACAACGGTTACCAACAAATCCATATAATCAGCTTCAACAAACAAGGGATGAAATTCAAAAACGGGACATCAAGAATAATGACATGAATGCAGATGACCAAttgcaaaacaataaacgaagAAATGATTATCTAAGCTTGTTTAGCGGATACGAAAAACCAATATCACGAAACGATCCGCATAATTAG